From Excalfactoria chinensis isolate bCotChi1 chromosome 4, bCotChi1.hap2, whole genome shotgun sequence, one genomic window encodes:
- the LOC140251119 gene encoding uncharacterized protein: MEGDCDRRERRTSWHHHPYVCCRENAFKFVVAGFALISGMSIVLSVQHAQPTHQHLQEKASSNLDTHPNKRSTAQHRARRYVKTGTDWPWSQARVKYTGSMGLNSNRGLNLSTVVMHGTEVYLENEWSWDSTSRLPQLLGKVGQEIKVGCRVINGSTHQQVTQISVTEMKTRKSQKKNCALEKLDCWYNFTLVQPVFVVCLWAQNSVGLSFKFKIVTVMHSLAALKVQRCHFLAWRAAQYVEVGNQVKLEIRYSQESVTDAKQINGTTVTLTAPNSRKWVVSVNCLPQMLSRSELNAWYSQDYGYCSRPLKNLRVWCQGKLSVEMSPELGGKWSISGPEGFQKEFPIIAVLRPFVSKIGPYVVKQNHIQELLTSPVRSLKKVVLSLSTANISSIRPHCAPFLSTLYTGWLAWLHSRSMQETRARRDLLATALGGGSAGLGVLNTMNVEVLANKLEAVTSGVQGLLTPLNSSLASLGMGQWLVSEVLPTWEHINEKDHQVLLQALGIEQNNVSLALSCIQAQMWVQSVVAGILRDGDNGILPTEIRKIVWDAATEKERQLQAWWRLVNFTHDQVLNSVIAHVLTVVDARIEKVYPIVALGINTNGSVVYPLDHRMWARVSDRKWQSVDLEACILERGLGFICEDDALKASDVCFDTSEGVCHFEINPRSNNKTVLVYVGKGCVCFRTACKYVQINDIYNQTVFNDSNTCACNVAIIRGCDFVYKPPVFTSQLLIRNYSLYRSITPTPIGMDLSLVKEMLEHANLQQLLENAKAEAKKILITVHHDGNVIKQVVERIKSAGEHHWWEIFFGWSPTATGIFNALLHPVVVILLMQICVCFAMVATCYWIRQVRLCIENHMKGLGMAKRFLP, encoded by the coding sequence atggaaggtGATTGTGACCGGCGGGAAAGGCGAACTTCGTGGCATCACCATCCCTATGTGTGCTGCagggaaaatgctttcaaatttgTGGTTGCAGgatttgctttgatttctggTATGTCTATAGTACTGAGCGTGCAACATGCCCAACCAACCCACCAGCACCTCCAAGAAAAAGCCAGTTCCAACTTAGACACGCACCCCAACAAAAGGtccacagcccagcacagggccAGGCGGTACGTAAAAACTGGCACAGATTGGCCTTGGTCTCAAGCTCGTGTAAAATATACAGGTAGTATGGGATTAAATTCGAACAGAGGCTTAAATTTGTCAACAGTAGTTATGCATGGGACTGAAGTGTATTTGGAAAACGAGTGGAGCTGGGATAGCACAAGCAGGCTTCCGCAGTTGCTGGGGAAGGTAGGGCAAGAAATTAAAGTAGGATGCAGGGTAATTAATGGTTCCACTCATCAGCAGGTAACTCAAATCTCCGTAACTGAGATGAAAACCAGGAagagtcagaaaaaaaactgcGCCCTGGAAAAATTGGACTGTTGGTACAACTTTACATTAGTCCAGCCGGTCTTTGTGGTCTGTCTCTGGGCCCAAAACAGCGTGGGGCTGTCGTTTAAATTCAAGATTGTCACCGTGATGCATTCACTTGCTGCCCTTAAGGTCCAGAGGTGCCACTTTTTGGCCTGGCGTGCTGCCCAATATGTTGAAGTGGGGAACCAAGTAAAATTAGAAATTAGGTACTCTCAAGAAAGTGTAACTGATGCAAAGCAAATTAATGGCACCACTGTGACTCTCACTGCTCCTAACAGCCGTAAGTGGGTTGTGTCAGTAAATTGCCTCCCCCAAATGCTTAGTAGATCTGAATTAAATGCGTGGTACAGCCAGGATTATGGATACTGTTCACGTCCATTGAAAAACCTCCGGGTGTGGTGTCAAGGAAAGCTGAGTGTAGAAATGTCCCCTGAGCTTGGAGGAAAGTGGTCGATAAGCGGCCCCGAAGGATTTCAAAAAGAGTTTCCCATCATTGCTGTCCTGCGTCCCTTTGTTTCCAAAATAGGCCCATACGTAGTCAAGCAAAATCACATCCAAGAGCTGCTGACCAGCCCTGTGCGATCACTGAAGAAGGTGGTGCTGTCCCTGTCCACTGCCAACATTTCATCCATCAGACCGCACTGTGCTCCCTTCCTGTCCACCCTCTACACCGGCTGGCTGGCCTGGCTTCACAGCCGCTCCATGCAGGAGACCCGCGCCAGGAGAGACCTCCTGGCCACAGCCCTGGGAGGGGgaagtgctgggctgggagtgCTCAACACCATGAACGTTGAGGTGTTGGCCAACAAGTTGGAGGCTGTCACCTCAGGTGTGCAGGGCCTCCTCACCCCCCTGAATTCATCCCTGGCCagcctggggatggggcagtgGCTTGTGTCTGAGGTGCTGCCTACCTGGGAACACATAAATGAGAAAGACCACCAAGTGCTGTTGCAAGCACTGGGAATCGAGCAAAATAATGTCTCCCTTGCTCTCAGTTGCATCCAGGCCCAGATGTGGGTGCAGAGCGTCGTTGCAGGGATCCTGAGGGACGGTGACAATGGCATCCTCCCCACCGAGATCCGAAAGATCGTGTGGGACGCAGCCACGGAGAAGGAGAGGCAGCTCCAAGCCTGGTGGAGGCTGGTGAACTTCACCCACGACCAGGTCCTCAACTCAGTCATCGCACACGTCCTCACCGTGGTGGACGCCCGCATCGAAAAGGTCTACCCCATCGTGGCCCTGGGGATTAACACAAACGGGTCCGTGGTTTATCCCCTGGACCACCGGATGTGGGCAAGAGTATCAGACAGAAAATGGCAATCTGTAGATTTGGAAGCCTGCATTTTAGAACGGGGGCTGGGATTCATATGCGAAGACGATGCCCTTAAGGCAAGCGATGTTTGCTTTGATACCAGCGAGGGGGTGTGCCATTTTGAGATCAATCCTCGCAGCAATAACAAAACCGTGTTAGTTTACGTAGGGAAAGGGTGTGTGTGCTTTAGAACAGCGTGTAAATACGTGCAAATTAATGACATCTACAATCAGACCGTATTCAATGATTCAAATACGTGTGCTTGCAATGTAGCTATTATTAGAGGCTGTGATTTCGTGTATAAGCCACCAGTTTTCACTAGCCAATTGCTAATCAGAAACTATAGCCTGTATCGTAGTATAACCCCGACCCCAATCGGTATGGATTTGTCGCTAGTAAAGGAAATGTTAGAGCATGCAAATTTACAACAGCTGTTAGAAAACGCTAAGGCAGAAGCCAAGAAGATCCTAATAACTGTACATCATGATGGTAACGTTATAAAGCAGGTAGTGGAACGGATTAAGAGCGCGGGAGAACACCACTGGTGGGAAATTTTCTTTGGCTGGTCCCCAACAGCGACCGGCATCTTCAACGCGCTCCTGCATCCCGTTGTAGTCATACTGCTAATGCAAATCTGTGTGTGCTTTGCCATGGTTGCTACTTGTTACTGGATAAGGCAGGTGAGGCTCTGCATTGAGAACCATATGAAGGGACTGGGGATGGCCAAGCGCTTCCTACCATAG
- the LOC140251981 gene encoding T-cell surface glycoprotein CD8 beta chain-like, translating into MMLDMATMARPWLRLWLCLQLPGFCTNLLSSWTPAHILAQTNNSTEIVCPMKKEHTGIYWYRWNQDRQHFEFLLFSSPLGKATYGTNISQEKFSIRGMSSPNSYRLHISQLHGSDNGTYYCCTIQSSQLILGTGIQLGVVDVLPLPSKSTLAPFTKKPMRCKPINKAINKKGACSPLVWIPLAASNLLLLLSLIPTIRRFYRLRRRLWLRAHRK; encoded by the exons ATGATGCTGGACATGGCCACCATGGCCCGGCCATGGCTCCGGCTCTGGCTCTGCCTGCAACTCCCAG GTTTCTGTACAAATCTACTTTCATCCTGGACTCCAGCGCATATTTTagcccaaacaaacaacagcacagaaatCGTCTGCCCGATGAAGAAGGAGCACACCGGGATCTATTGGTACCGCTGGAACCAGGACAGGCAACACTTTGAGTTCTTACTGTTTTCCAGTCCGCTGGGAAAAGCCACGTACGGCACAAACATCAGCCAGGAAAAGTTCAGCATCCGTGGGATGAGTTCCCCAAACTCCTACAGGCTGCACATCAGCCAGCTGCACGGCTCCGACAATGGCACCTACTACTGCTGCACCATCCAGTCCTCCCAGCTTATCCTGGGCACTGGGATCCAGCTCGGTGTGG TTGATGTTTTGCCTCTGCCTTCAAAGTCCACACTGGCCCCGTTCACCAAGAAACCCATGCGGTGCAAACCCATAAACAAAGCTATCAACAAGAAAG GTGCCTGCAGCCCCCTGGTCTGGATCCCGTTGGCTGCCAGCaacctgctgcttctgctgagcCTGATCCCCACCATCCGCCGCTTCTATC GGCTGAGAAGGAGACTCTGGCTTCGAGCTCACAGAAAGTAA